The DNA region GAAGCAGTCACTCAAATACAAGGCTCGGCTCGTCGCCGGTGGACACATGACGGCGCCTCCGAAGGACAGTGTTTATTCCGGTGTTGTCTCACTTCGGTCCATTCGTCTCGCTCTTCTTGCTGGTGAGGTAAATGGACTGGAAACGTGGGTTGGTGACATTGCAGTCGCCTATTTAGAGGCATACACGAAGGAACAGGTGtattttgttgctggtccCGAGTTTGGGGAGCTTTCTGGACATACCCTGCTCATCGACAAGGCTTTGTATGGCCTACGTACTAGTGGAGCCCGTTTCCATGAGCGTCTCTCGGATTCCCTTCGTGCGATGAATTTTATTCCTTGCAAAGCGGACCCTGATCTCTGGATGCGTGACTGCGATGACCATTGGGagtatgtgtgtgtatacgTAGACGATATTGCGTGCGTCTCACGAAACCCCAAGGCCTTCTTTGATTCccttgtttcagaccatCATTACACTCTGAAGGGTGTTGGTCCCCCGACTTACTTTCTTGGTGGTGATTTTACTCGCGACAGTAAGGACAATACTCTCGCGGTTGGCGCGAAAACGTACGTGAAACGTATTATTTCGAACTACAAGACCTCCTTCGGTACGGAGCCCAAGCTGTACTCGTCTCCTCTCGAGAACGGTGATCACCCAGAAGTCGACGCTTCGCAACTCCTTGATTTCGGTTCGATTAAGTTGTACCAGTCCCTCATCGGTGCCCTCCAATGGGCCATCACTCTCGGGCGATTTGACATACAGTGTGCCGTCATGACGATGGGACGCTTTCGTGCTGCCCCTCGAGAAGGACATTtgaatcgtcttcgtcgtatCATCGGATACCTTCGTCGTTACCCTGATGCTGCCATTCGTTTTCGTACTGGAATTCCCAACCATGAGGCTCGGGGAGACGTCCCTCAACACGACTGGATGTACTCGGTATACGGTAAATCGACTGACGAGGACTCTCCGACAGACATGCCGCCTGCTCGTGGTAAGCCTATGCGCATTACCACCTTTGTTGATGCTAACTTGTATCATGATTTGACTACAGGCCGTTCTACAACGGGTGTCTTGCATTTGGTTAATCAGACTCCTGTGTCTTGGTTTTCTAAACGACAGTCTACGGTTGAAACGGCTACGTATGGctctgaatttgttgctgctcgttTGGCTACGGAGCAGATTATTGACATGCGTCTTACTCTACGTATGATGGGCATTCCCTTGGACGGTCCTGCTTGGctccttggcgacaatcagagcattgttACCAGCTCGACTTTGCCTCATTCTGTTCTCTCCAAACGACACAATGCGTTGGCATACCACCGCGTTCGCGAAGCGATCGCTTTTGGTATCATGCATTTTTTGTGGATTGAGGGTAAGGACAATGCAAGCGACGTGTTGACCAAACCTTTGGGTCACGCAGTTGCTTGGTCTTTGgttcagcctttgttgttttggaaaggtgagaCGAAATCCCCCGttcgttctgtttcgagtacctcacagtggggagtgtcaactggaatgacagttttgagtaccggttcgcgcgatggcgcgcactacttgggtcgtggcacccaaggcgagcctgtcgaaactaatcttgtgtgtttggccacaaatcccgacacggatggttttggacagaCGCAATCCcagttgagtattcagaaacatgatgtgactgtttcgggactcgatcgttgccatgctaaggagcatggtaactatgatgaatgtgcccacggtgccgtgtataacaccgtggagaatagtgaaacggaccacgatggcgcttggcagatcgtggggccaaatggaaagtgaacagattagctctttagtttagagtttataaatcttaacaacgattgtgtgaaaaccatattcgttagttcgtatctcttcgttagaagccagacgagtcttgatcaccttgtgctgtcttcagaagccaggagatacttgacgttgacaCTGCCAATACCACTACCAATCAACCTGGTCGCAAAGCCTTCTTCCCCAGAAAGCTCCACGGGATGCTGACTGATCTTGGTTTTAAGGGGAGCGACATTGCCGCCTTCCTCCCCAACGGACAAGCTTTTATAATTTTCAAGCCTAACGAGTTTACCGAGGAAATATTACCCAAGTAGTTCAATATGCACCACTTTGCAAGTTTTCAGAGACAGTTGAATCTCTACAAGTTCAAGCGGACCAGCAAAGATGGGTCCTACAAGGGGGCTTACTATCACGAGCTATTTGCTCGCGAGCGACAAGATCTCATTTCTATGATCAAGTGCCAACAGACCACAAAATTGATAcctccgtcgtcgtcaaagaagCAGAGCTTACGTAAAGCAGAAAAGCCGGGAGCCGTCGGGTTTTCATCTGTCGAGAAGCCCACGTTTACATCTTCATCTCCAAATTTGGTAAAAAAAGTCGACAAATTGTAAATATTATGAAGTTCGCACATACGATTACACAAGCAACTATCCTCTATTACAAATAATTGCTTTTACGCTGTCTCGCATGAATTATGTTTTTAATATAGCTTATTTGCACAACCTGCCGGCGTATCGCGTTTTCTTTACTCGTTTTGGCAGTCAGCCCGATAGCAATTACGATGATAGACGCGCAGCTCTGCTTCGTTTTGCCTTCGTACAACGGGATACTTCGAAAGGGACGATGGAATTGAGAGGCTTGCAAGTATGGTTGACAGTAACGTCCCAACCGGAAGATATCGCGTTCCTTAGAATTTCAGTATTTTCGGAGGTATCAATCATCACATCACGGGTACACGTCCGTTAGAAAGAATCCCTGTTGATTTGCTACAGACACTAGCAAAGACAACGTTCATATACAGCCGTGACTAAATTCCAAGTCAACTTATTTTATATTAGCTGGCTACCGAGAAATCCCGACTCGAGATGAGATGCGAACTCCTCTTCACGAACAATCAACTTCAATAGAGCTCAAGTAATTTTTGTATAGGGATGAGTCTTCTAACAATACCAGGTTCAACTGTAAACCGCTTTACAATTAGAGTAAAGTTACTTGGCGATTACTGAATGCAAATTTAAGTGTAAGTTGAGAGTTTCTTCAAAACAGAAATCGAGATGGCTACATTAATTCAGAGACAGCCATGGCGGGACCGTTAATTACTAAGAAAAAGAGTTCCGAAAATGTGTCTAGCTAGCTATTAGCGCATAGCTCCAACAAGTGTAATTTTTATCCAGTCAGCTGAACTATTTTATCCGATTGTAAGTTATGACGCTTGAATAAATCCGACACTTGTGGCAGTTGGggcaaggaaaaagaagtcaaCTACCCAGGATACCAATGATCTGGTAGGCAAATTGGTTCTACCCTTCATTTCTCACATGCTCATTGCTGCAATTTTCGAGGCCCTAATCCCAGCCTACCTCATCTTAAGAGCAGGTATCTCCAGTTCGCGAATGTAGTCACGCATATCCTGAGTGATCAACATAATTACCGTTATGTACCTCTACCATTTTATCCCTTCGGCTCCTTTTTTCGATGTGGACGGCTCTGCCAAAAAGTATTTAGCACATCGCGTGTTGACGCCAAAAAACCCTGTAATCCATTGGCTGGCAAAGGAACGTTGTGGTTACTTGAATTCACAGAAGGAACTTCGCTCCATGAATGAGGAACGGTCAAACCCTGTCGAGCTCGGGCTTCAATCAGAGCTTCACGACGGCGTAATCCATCCAGCTGGTCAGTGACTCAAAAGCAGTGTCCATGAAAGTCGTCTCAGCAGTGATCAGGTCAGAACTGTTATAACTTTTCAAATGCCCTACAGGAGTCACTAAAGATTGCAATGTGTGCTCTTTCAAGAACTCAGCGACCAGCTGCTCATGTGCGATGCTTTCTAAAATTGAGGGAACACCTGGATGGGGAACTAGATACCCCATTGGCTGCTTCTTCACTTAACTGTTGTTTCCAATAGGAGCGGACCTATGCATGGTCTGGAAAAACGCACGTGAACGTTCTGATGGGTCCTCCGCTACCGATTCCGGGGCGGACAGATGCCTCGAACCCAAGGTTGCTACAGTCTTGAGGGGTACTCGAAGACAAGTGTCCGGTCAGATGGCACTTTCGTTAGCGACTGAGAGTTGATGATCTACCGCTACAATTTGGTTTGCCTGCTTTAAAAGATCTTCAAGTCGTTTCTCTTCAGATCTCAAAGACATATTCATGATTAATTCAGTCGAAAATTCTTCTTGAAGTGCTCCATACTTGGCCTTCCGTCTCGCCCGTTTTCGCTTTGAGTAGATAGCGTCCATTTTGCGTTTCCTCTCATCATGTGTGAGGTGATCCAATTCAGTCTCGGGAACAACTTTGAGCTTTGCCCCACGTCGACCAGTACTCCTTCTGACAGGCCAATTTTGCTTCGAGCACCTTTCCTTCTCTTCCACCGCTCGGACGCATTCTATTTCATCAAGTTTTTGAATTGTAAGTTCTCCACCAAGCCATTCTGGGAACCTGTGGGCCCTTAAATTATTTGCCTCCAAAATTTCTCGGATTTCCCAGCGAGAATAGCCAGAATGGATTTTAAAATGATCAAATGCGTAAAGACCGATGATTGTGGGAACCAGTCGCTTAAAGAAGGAAAACTTTTCTCCTGAGTGTAAGCATTGCACCAAATGGAGCTCGCGAAGGCGGCAAGGGAACGCTCGGCGAAGTAGGTCGGCTGGCTTAGTACGCCCAGTAGCACGATAGAAGCCGGGGTTATCGAAcattgcaacaacaagaaacCCTTCATCCAGCGATCGTTCGTTCTGCATAAGGAGAGAAAAGGCATAAAATGCACATCGAAGCCGTTCGGGTCCTTCGATCGTAATACGTCCTGGAGAGTAGCAAAGGCTCCCACGTCCACATTCGTCCTGAGGTAAATCGACTAGGTAGCGAGTCTTCCAAGCTTCAAGTTCTGCAGGCCCCAAAGCACCCTCGCCTGTCTGAACAATAGGCAAGAACACTCGGTCCTCATAAATTTTCACACGTTCCTCCCAGTACGTCAAAAAGCGCCTTACTGCCTTCATCGAATGGTTCCTTTCGTGCCGAATGAATAGCTCTGGTGGCGACTCTTCCTCAACTAATAGCGGCGCTCTTCGAATGGCCTGCAGATAGCCAAGCTTTTCCTTCTGCGGGATGAGCATTAGTATTCGATCAAATGAGCGACGATGACGTGACAAAGCACTTTCTGGCAATGAGTTGGCCTTGTTGTGCGTCGACCGCCATCCGCCACCAAGGGAAGTAGGCAGGTAGGCCCGGCGGAATGAGTTCTGCTCGAGAATTTTACACAATTGAACCGCAGAATCGTAGTCGTGTATGTGTGCCTGAGATCCCCAGACACTGGAGAGCCCAGTTGATTTCCACAACCATGACTTCTTGCCGTCATGAAAGGAACATACGTGTATGTCCTGGACTGTGAGGGGCAAAATAGACCCAATCCAGCTCGTCAAAGTATGGTACAGGGCTTGGTCTACTTCTTGGAAAGAGGAGCATGCTGCTATATCTTCTCGTATCAGAATGCGAATCGATTCGTTGCCCTGCTCGGATAAAATGGCCAACATGTAAAACAAGACCCGTCTTTGTGATAAAGCATCCTCGCGACCTTCGAACGGCGAGCACCAGGGGTCCCAGAACAAGACCGGCAGAGATCGCGCCTCGGACATGGGAAGAATCACTAAGAAATTAGACTTGAGGGCGTCCTTCTCTCGCTTGGACAGCCAACCAGACGACGGTCCATAAGTATGTTCCTGTTGGGAACCAAACATCATCTCACGCTCGGTCCAATAGGAGGCCAACCGCTTGCTCGCAGCCCAAGGGTCCCCTCGCGCAGCTTTCAAAAATTGCGCAAAGTCTGGTGGGTTCTGAAAGTCGTCATGCGGATGGTTTCGTGTGCAACATGTCCTGGAGCGCTTAAGGAAAGACCGAAAGGCCTTTGTTACCTTCGGGGGCAAGAGTTGCATcgccgttgccatttccGGAGTGAGAAACGTTTTAAAAAGAGTAGTTGCGTCCTCCTCTACGGAAGCTTTAGAATGTCCTGCCGCTAAATGTTTCTGCAAAACCATATCAACCGCATGCTGCCATTCAGTCGGCGAGGATTTTTCCTGCTGACGACAGCTACTAGTGTGCGAGTCATCCAAGAAATCGTCCAAGGGCGTTTTGACGGACATGTTCGGAAGAGGGACGGAGCAAAGCTTCCTTCGCTTTCGCGTTCGGAACTCAACAGAACGTAACGCGATCAGAAATCGAATCAATGAAGATAGATGTGAGGCAGGTTGTACACTTACTGCACAGCGATATGAGGATCGCTTTGCCTCAGGGCCGTGGGCAGACGCGTTCTTACGATGCAAGTAAAATTGTACGAGTTTTGTCTCATCGCGATCGTGTCGGCAAGTACGTTATACCCGGCCCACACCCGACAGGTAACTTGAAGGTCGTAGGCCGCGCGGAAGAATCTCCGAGGAATGCCTATATGATTCGGTTCgtcgctcacagtcagtgtttTCGTGTTCTCGATTCCGCACCGGTCGAACAAACCTAGACCGATTTCCAAGAACGGTCGTCCTCTTTTATAGTTACGGGATACGAAAGAGAACACCAAATCCATTTTTCGTGAATTCAAACTTCGCTACCGGCAGTTTTATGGACATCCTACTCCAATCAAAACAGAATTATATGCTTTACGGTAGCCTTGCACTGTTTGTCGTCATTTATCAACAACGTTTGTATCCCTTCCCCGGCAATCAATTATTTCCGCTAACAAAACTACACTAACCTTAAACTGGCCCAACAGAAACGCATCGGGCCAACGTCCACCGAGGAAACTTTATAGGGGACATAAAGGAAGACACAAAAAGTTTGAAGTTGACCATCGATCATAACATTCGACTGggcgctcacagtcaaatgtGTTTCTTCACAGTGAAATGACCATGGTTTTGACCGGGCGTCAAAGTAAGCCTGCCCTCAAGTATAAGCAACTGGCGAACCGCAGTATTTTTCTGGTTGCTGTGCTAGCGCTGATGTCTTTCTTGTGTAGGTTCGGCAGCGTAAAATTCTTTGCGCGTTCGCCTCAGATATCTGCTTCCGTGCAAGCGCAGAATTCCAAAATGGATCTGTGTCTAAGCTTGCAAAGGACGGAAAATGTAACGACTGCTCAGTTTCGCAGTGAAAGACAGCTAGTAGAATTCTTGGAAGGTCCAGGGCTGCTGGAGAATAATGGGAATGCCCTCATTGCCACCTGCAAGTTCCAATACAACAACCACTCCCGCCATTTCCCACACGCCATGCAGCAGCTGTATCGATGCCATTCCTGGTGGCTAGCCAATCCCGACAAGCAGCCATGGCTGGTTTTTAAAAGCCCTCAAAATGCCTTTGTAGGCGGCTTCTTGACAGCTCTCCGGGATGTCTTCAACGTTACCATTGTTCGATTGCGACACAATCTAAAAGTGGTTCGTCCAAAAGTCGAGTATGCTTTTGGATCGCCATTTGCTGCCAACTTTGGCTATGCCATGCAATCTCCCCGCGACGCCATCGTATTGCGCGATTCTATTCTACACCACTACGATTTGCTCTCGGATCGTACCGGTGGTTGCCATCGCAAACCGAGTGTAGTGGGGGCGTCGGTGGAAAATTTAATGCGTGAGCCCTCAATCGGTATCTTGAATCGATCGCAAAGGACCGGCCGTCGCTTCTTTTCTGACTCTTTATTGCGGGACGCTATTCGGGAGCGATTTGGCCTGACGGTCCACATGATGACCTTTGACGACAAAAACTTTCTTCAACAAGTCCAATTCATGTCCGAGACAGACATTCTATTGTCTCCACACGGTGCCCAATTGACATCCATACCCTTCCTACCCCCGTGTGCCCGCATGATGGAATTCTTCCCCGTCGGATACCTCGTTCCCGAGTTTTTTGGCACTCTTGCGGCGGCCTCGGATGTAAGCTATGCCTACCTCTATACGGGGCAAGACCGCATCTCCGAAACAGCTACATGGATGAAAGATGCCGAATCTCGCCAAGCAGCCCGGCTATTTCCTGTTTGTCCAAATCTCGAGACAGTCATGGACAATCTGGAGGAGCAAATTGCTGCGTGGCGGACCTGTTGCCGAGGGAAAAACTGAAAAATGCCACAAAGATCTGCTCTATGTATAGCGAATGCTGGTCCCACAATTACAAAAATATTAGGTCTTGGCATGTTATTGACTACTCTAGGACTGGACAACTTAGTATGGCCTTGAAATACTTTAACAAGTGTGTTCGATTTTTAGTTTTTCGGAAAAGAGCTGTGGTCTCTTTCTCACGCTCTCTCGCGAAATTCGTACAATTGCTCCCCGTGGAGAAACGATACCATACATAAGGGAGCACTTGTCTCCACTTTAACAAAAGGAAATCACAGCCATTACGCATTTGGGTTGGCTACTAGAGAGCTGGCTAGAGCTAGAGGATGTACTGatcgtttcttttcttttttgcaatGGGTTCCCAAAAGGGACTCAGTGAGTCCGGAGTAGGAATTCCCAATTGGAGTCCGCCGGCGTGTATCGAGAGTATCACAAAGAAATCCTCCAACAAATTGGCAATAGCTGACCATGGCCGTTGCCGGAAGATGACTATGGGACCTCGTCGCCCTGTACAAGGTAGCGAACTATCGTACCAGCCCGTGTCGATCGACGGCGAAGCAGAATGGGAGGGCAGTTGCGATTTACAAGGCTTTTCTGGAACCAGTCATGCAAGACAGTCTCTGCCCTCCTCAACAAGTTCGAGTCTCTCGCCGTGTTGCGACTCCGGTACAATTATGGCTTTTGGTGCCTTGGGCGTCTTGAACAATATGCCTTACGTCATCATGCTAGCCGCAGCGAAGTCGATTTCGGAAGGAGGGACCGCTTTGGTCTATTTGGCGAACGTCGTACCCGGATTGATAGTCAAGATTTCGGCACCATATTGGTTCGACAGAGTCTCCTACCGCCGGCGTCTGTGGACTGCGTCCCTATTAATGGGTACCGCATTTGTTTTGGTGGGTCTCTGTTCTCGGGAGTCGATCGACGAATCATCATCGCAGACTGTTTCGTCGCGTACTTATGGGCAGCTTTTGGGAGTGGCCTTGATGAGTGTACAGTGTGGATTGGGAGAAGCATCCCTATTGGCGTTGGCTGGCGGGATGGACGCGGCGGCTTTGACGGCCTTTTCGTCAGGTACCGGTGTAGCGGGCCCCGCTGGGTACTTGTGGAAAATTGTGCTCACGAGCAGCCTCGGATGGTCCCTCCGGCGGATCGCGTATACGGCAATCCTCCTGCCTATCCTTTACGCTGGAATCTACCAACGTTGTATTGAACCAATCCTTCGGGGAGACGCTGGGGACGTAGTTCCTGAGTACGACACCTCCCAATTGGAAGGACCGAGTATTCGCGATCGACGTCCGGAAACGGATGTCCCGCTTGTTCCTGGAGAGACGACGGGATTGGGGGAAGAGCTACAAGTCGTTGACCGCAGTCGTAGCACTTGCGATAACGACACATCTCGCGAAGATTGCACCAACGGGAGCGATGCGTCGCAAGACCCACTTTTCACGGTTCCGATTGCGTCCATGACTGGGACGCAAAGATTTCACCGAGTATTGTCACTGTGGAGGTACATTGTTCCTCTCTTTACAGTGTACGCTGCAGAATACGTTTGCCAAGCAGGGGTGTGGACCGCTCTCGGATTTCCCGTATCAAACGCGGCCTCCCGGAATCACGCTTATCAAACCGCCAACGCGTGCTATCAAACGGGGGTACTGGTAAGTCGTAGTAGCGGCAACTGTTTCCGGCTAAGTCTTGTATGGCTCTGGATTTTACCTGGATTGCAAATCGTCaatttggtctttttcaCGTACGTCGCCGCGAACGCGCCGGATGCGGACACGGAGGGGGGACGCTGGTTCTGGTACTACACACCCACGGTCTTGTACGGTGCGGCCGTTGGAACTGGTTTGCTTGGTGGTGGCGTCTATATTCACGGATATCAGCGCGTGGTCGCGGACAGCACCCAAAAGGACCACTGTGAGTTTGCTTTGAGTTCCGTTTCGGTCGCCGAAGGTCTGGGGGTTGGATTTGCGGATATTCTGAGTTTGTGGTGGCAGTCCTGTCTGTACAAGGCCAATAATCTGGCGGGAGCCGTTGTCTCCTGCCCATTCTGAAATCACCTGGGAAGGATTTAGAAAGGTATCGGGCGGTAAGTACGCTGATCTTGACTGAGAATAGCACAATTAGCAAGGAGAAACCACATGTTGGGTCGTTCTTTCAACGAGTGTGTCTCTATCGGCAGGCCAAAGATAAAATGGTCATAATTATAATTCCAAACACCCAACAAGTGATTCTTCCAAAGAAGTTAGTGTCTAGGGCATATGATGATATACGGTTGCAACGATGCTTTTTTATGCTTTACTCCTGTCCGGCCTTGTACAGAGCCGACTTTTCGAGAGGACCGCGACGGTTGTGCACCTTGACGATGTTTCCGTCGGCGCTGAGCTCACCACAGCGGCGCATACGGACGTATTCCTCGCGAGGGTATGAGGTGAATCCCCATTTAAGACTCTTGAGGATCTTTTGTCGTCCGGCAAACTTGAACTTTCCTCGGCGAATGGCTTCAATGACGTGGGCTTCGTGGGTGTCCTTGGATCGGACGGAGATGAGAATTTGTCCAATATCTACACGAGCCGCCACACCAATGGGCTTTCCGTACGAGTGCCGCATTCCTGAGGAAAGTCGATCGGCACCGGCGCACGACAGCATCTTATTGGCCCGCAGAACGTGGAACGGATGAGCCCGGATACGAATGTGGAAGGCGTCCTTACCAATGTTCTTGGACAAATGCTTGTTAATGGCAACACGGCACGCTTCGAGTGCTTCGGAAGAGATCTGCTGCTTTTCATCGCAGACCAAATGCGCTACAAAGGGAAACTGATCCACCGGGGCTTTCTTGGCACCCACGTCGAAAATACGAATCTTCGACTCGGGCACACCACGGCAGTAGCGCGACTTGATGTAGGGCTTGTTCTTTTGGTAGCGGTAGCAACGAGCAGGACGGCGACCCATTTTTAAAAAAGAGACTTGACAGTAAAAGTACGAAAAAGTGGGAGTGACTGCAAGAGCAACCAAAAATCAAAGAAGGTCAGCGTGTTGATCGGTAAGAATTTGCGGTACAACACGATTGTACTCATGAGCATCCGGCAAACGTAGCCAGACGTGCAACGAACCACAAGGATGTTCCAAGCTGCGTTCTAGATATTGATCCCACGGAACGTAGGCAATCGTACGCACGGTTGACAACTGGGCAAACCGAGATTCGTCTGGAAGACAGGCTACCGCTGTCCGTTTTGACCCGTTTTAATTTCTATCAGCATCGGAAGCCATCTTTGGCCCATTAATAGTCAACAGCGTTGGTTTCAGTCCTTGATAAAACACTCCAAGGCCAGCAATatcgccatggtcaacttaCCACGCAACTTCTCGTGCGAATGGCAACACGGGACGAGGTTGGTTGTCGGCAACGTCCGATTAACGTCTCTGGATAGAGAACACCAGAGTCGTCGATAGAAGTCGCTAGAAATGTAGTAAAGCGGTAACTTTGTCCGCTTGTCTGAAAGTACTGGCAAAGTGGAACCCGAAATGTACCTGGTCTGTGCCAAAGCCTACATTTGCTGTTGGACTCTGCATGAGCCGCAATCATGACTACCGGTAGCCCATGGAAACGTCACATCTGTCGCAGAGAACACGAAAGAGTTTGCATTTTGAGTGACTGCCATTACAGCACGTACACTACTATGTTATTCGTGACTCACGAATGCCGAAATTTACATTgtattacagttagtacaACTCCGTTTTCACAAAACGGCAATGATAAGGGGCTATTGTCGGATGATCTCTATCCTTATTCGTCGATTGCGGAAAATGCCCGCTGGACAACGATTCCTCGATTTCAAGTGAAAGTCTACCAGGCTTTTCTCTGGTTTTTGCGGCAACTGGGCACTGGTGGACAAGCTGGGCCTATATGACGCTCGTCAGTCATTCGGCCTAGCTTACATTGCCTGTTCCACTGACTGCTAAACAGCACTGGAAAGGCAACCGTAGATATATCTCAACCCGTACTATTGCACGAGGCGTTCATCCTTCGACACTCTGGAAGAACCATTCGTCGGATGTCGCACGAAGACCTCCGTACCATACTATACACAGGTCATCACCATGGCGACAGTCTCGTCCTcgacaacaaccacaagCGCTCCCGATGCCAACAATGGCAAGGCTACAGGAATTCCACCCTCCTCCCTTAGTGTCCTGAAGGAAGCTGTCTTTCAAGTCCTCGAGTCTCACCATCGCAAAGATTGTCCATTCACGAACGACGAATCGACGTGTGATGACTCGATGAATGATGAATCACAAACTAATGAAAAAcagcaatggaaaaaggACAGCCTAGGAGCCAAGCACAAGGAGAACTCGATAATCCCCGGCGTCGTTCGTATTGGGCCGCTTCCCCTAGGTGAAGGTGGTACTACGAACATCAGAACCGATACACCGACAAACGTCAGTGAAACTAGCTCGGAAGACATTGTAGAAGTTACAATTTCTGGGAACGAAAACTGGATGTTCCAGAACCAAGATAATCCGGAAGTCTCGGATCCAGCTTTGGCCTCGTCTCTGACTGCCTTTGCGCAAGCTCTCCGAATGCATCCTACTGCCGAAAAGCAGGCCTATCTTGATGCTCTGGAACGATGTCCCGACTTGCTTGCGACAGAATCGAATCCAGCGTCGTTTCTAGTGTTTGAAAAGTACAACGTCGGCGCTGCCGTACAGCGTTTTGTCTTATTTTGGAAAGTGCGGCGGCATCTCTTTGGCGAGGATCGCGCATTTTTGGCCATGAATGCTACTGGTAGTGGGGCCCTGGTCGGCTCGGATCTTGCAATGCTAGAGACGGGGATGTTTCGAATTCTTCCTCGTGACGAGCTTGGTCGAGAAGTGGTGTTCCACAATCCTACTTTAGTTGAACTAGATACTATTGAACGCGTCCGATGCGCCTTTTACATTGATTGCATGATTATGCGTAACGGAAAATCCTCTACCGAAGGAATAAGCGTGGTTGTGGCACTTGATAAAGTGGGGATGGAGCGTAGCTACGGACGGCCTGCCATTGCGAATGTGCTGCGAAATGCGATGCCTTTTCGCATCAACAAGGCACACATAGTGAAGCTCTTTGACGATGTCGAAGATGAGCAGTTTTTCACGAAACGATTTGTACCAAGAATTGTTGAAGTATTTGGTTGCCCACTCGAGATTCATGGCCCTCCAGAGGATCTTTCAGAGGAAACTCCGTACACTTTGTCAATCTACTACGATATGGCGACTCTTCCACTTCTCGTGGGCGGAACTTTGCAGAGTACGGAAACGGATTGCATGCAATTGTTCTACCAGGAACAAGCAAAGTTTTCCACACGAGCTCGCCGCCGAGCGCTTTCAAAGGATAGCAGGGTCAAAGTAATTGAAAATGAAGACCGGAAGAGAAAAGTCAACGCAGTCGCAT from Phaeodactylum tricornutum CCAP 1055/1 chromosome 18, whole genome shotgun sequence includes:
- a CDS encoding predicted protein, with product MDLVFSFVSRNYKRGRPFLEIGLGLFDRCGIENTKTLTVSDEPNHIGIPRRFFRAAYDLQVTCRVWAGYNVLADTIAMRQNSYNFTCIVRTRLPTALRQSDPHIAVHCRQQEKSSPTEWQHAVDMVLQKHLAAGHSKASVEEDATTLFKTFLTPEMATAMQLLPPKVTKAFRSFLKRSRTCCTRNHPHDDFQNPPDFAQFLKAARGDPWAASKRLASYWTEREMMFGSQQEHTYGPSSGWLSKREKDALKSNFLVILPMSEARSLPVLFWDPWCSPFEGREDALSQRRVLFYMLAILSEQGNESIRILIREDIAACSSFQEVDQALYHTLTSWIGSILPLTVQDIHVCSFHDGKKSWLWKSTGLSSVWGSQAHIHDYDSAVQLCKILEQNSFRRAYLPTSLGGGWRSTHNKANSLPESALSRHRRSFDRILMLIPQKEKLGYLQAIRRAPLLVEEESPPELFIRHERNHSMKAVRRFLTYWEERVKIYEDRVFLPIVQTGEGALGPAELEAWKTRYLVDLPQDECGRGSLCYSPGRITIEGPERLRCAFYAFSLLMQNERSLDEGFLVVAMFDNPGFYRATGRTKPADLLRRAFPCRLRELHLVQCLHSGEKFSFFKRLVPTIIGLYAFDHFKIHSGYSRWEIREILEANNLRAHRFPEWLGGELTIQKLDEIECVRAVEEKERCSKQNWPVRRSTGRRGAKLKVVPETELDHLTHDERKRKMDAIYSKRKRARRKAKYGALQEEFSTELIMNMSLRSEEKRLEDLLKQANQIVAVDHQLSVANESVPSILESIAHEQLVAEFLKEHTLQSLVTPVGHLKSYNSSDLITAETTFMDTAFESLTSWMDYAVVKL
- a CDS encoding predicted protein translates to MGSQKGLSESGVGIPNWSPPACIESITKKSSNKLAIADHGRCRKMTMGPRRPVQGSELSYQPVSIDGEAEWEGSCDLQGFSGTSHARQSLPSSTSSSLSPCCDSGTIMAFGALGVLNNMPYVIMLAAAKSISEGGTALVYLANVVPGLIVKISAPYWFDRVSYRRRLWTASLLMGTAFVLVGLCSRESIDESSSQTVSSRTYGQLLGVALMSVQCGLGEASLLALAGGMDAAALTAFSSGTGVAGPAGYLWKIVLTSSLGWSLRRIAYTAILLPILYAGIYQRCIEPILRGDAGDVVPEYDTSQLEGPSIRDRRPETDVPLVPGETTGLGEELQVVDRSRSTCDNDTSREDCTNGSDASQDPLFTVPIASMTGTQRFHRVLSLWRYIVPLFTVYAAEYVCQAGVWTALGFPVSNAASRNHAYQTANACYQTGVLVSRSSGNCFRLSLVWLWILPGLQIVNLVFFTYVAANAPDADTEGGRWFWYYTPTVLYGAAVGTGLLGGGVYIHGYQRVVADSTQKDHCEFALSSVSVAEGLGVGFADILSLWWQSCLYKANNLAGAVVSCPF
- a CDS encoding predicted protein, producing the protein MGRRPARCYRYQKNKPYIKSRYCRGVPESKIRIFDVGAKKAPVDQFPFVAHLVCDEKQQISSEALEACRVAINKHLSKNIGKDAFHIRIRAHPFHVLRANKMLSCAGADRLSSGMRHSYGKPIGVAARVDIGQILISVRSKDTHEAHVIEAIRRGKFKFAGRQKILKSLKWGFTSYPREEYVRMRRCGELSADGNIVKVHNRRGPLEKSALYKAGQE
- a CDS encoding predicted protein; translation: MTMVLTGRQSKPALKYKQLANRSIFLVAVLALMSFLCRFGSVKFFARSPQISASVQAQNSKMDLCLSLQRTENVTTAQFRSERQLVEFLEGPGLLENNGNALIATCKFQYNNHSRHFPHAMQQLYRCHSWWLANPDKQPWLVFKSPQNAFVGGFLTALRDVFNVTIVRLRHNLKVVRPKVEYAFGSPFAANFGYAMQSPRDAIVLRDSILHHYDLLSDRTGGCHRKPSVVGASVENLMREPSIGILNRSQRTGRRFFSDSLLRDAIRERFGLTVHMMTFDDKNFLQQVQFMSETDILLSPHGAQLTSIPFLPPCARMMEFFPVGYLVPEFFGTLAAASDVSYAYLYTGQDRISETATWMKDAESRQAARLFPVCPNLETVMDNLEEQIAAWRTCCRGKN